A single region of the Bacillota bacterium genome encodes:
- the rpsS gene encoding 30S ribosomal protein S19: protein MGRSLKKGPYCEPKLLKRIEEMNTSGKKRVIKTWSRSSTIFPEMIGYTIAVHDGRKHVPVYITEDMVGHKLGEFAPTRTFRGHGSHTERSTSLK, encoded by the coding sequence GTGGGACGTTCTCTAAAAAAAGGGCCGTATTGTGAGCCTAAATTGCTTAAAAGAATTGAAGAGATGAATACATCCGGTAAAAAGAGGGTTATTAAAACCTGGAGTCGTAGTTCAACCATATTTCCCGAAATGATCGGCTACACCATTGCAGTTCACGACGGGCGCAAACACGTTCCGGTGTATATAACCGAGGATATGGTTGGACACAAGCTCGGTGAATTTGCGCCTACCAGAACGTTTAGGGGCCATGGTTCACATACCGAAAGATCAACATCTCTAAAGTAA
- the rplB gene encoding 50S ribosomal protein L2: protein MGIKKFKPTSPGRRFVTVPTFEEITSTEPEKSLVEPLKKQAGRNAQGRLTVRHRGGGHKRKYRIIDFKRNKDGIPAKVATIEYDPNRSARIALLHYVDGEKRYIIAPVGLKVGQEVISGPDSDIKVGNALPIRNIPVGTMIHNIELYPAGGGQLVRSAGTAAQLMAKEGKHAHVRMPSGEVRLFLQSCRATIGQVGNVDHENITVGKAGRSRWMGIRPTVRGVVMNPTDHPHGGGEGKSPIGRNPVTPWGKPALGRRTRRKKPSDKFIVKRRK from the coding sequence GTGGGAATTAAAAAGTTTAAGCCGACATCTCCGGGACGCAGATTTGTTACCGTCCCCACCTTTGAAGAAATAACCTCCACCGAGCCGGAAAAGTCTTTGGTAGAGCCGCTAAAGAAACAAGCGGGACGCAATGCCCAGGGACGTTTAACTGTCCGGCACAGGGGCGGAGGGCACAAGCGGAAGTACCGCATTATTGACTTCAAGCGGAATAAGGATGGTATCCCGGCTAAAGTTGCCACTATCGAATACGATCCTAACCGTTCTGCCCGTATTGCTTTACTTCATTATGTGGACGGAGAAAAAAGGTACATTATAGCACCCGTGGGATTAAAAGTCGGTCAAGAAGTGATCTCAGGACCGGATTCGGATATCAAGGTGGGGAATGCGCTACCCATTCGAAATATTCCAGTGGGTACCATGATTCATAACATAGAGCTCTATCCTGCCGGGGGCGGGCAGCTGGTTAGATCCGCAGGAACCGCCGCTCAGTTGATGGCCAAAGAGGGTAAACATGCTCATGTTAGGATGCCCTCCGGTGAAGTTCGACTGTTCCTGCAGAGTTGCCGGGCCACCATTGGTCAGGTAGGCAATGTGGATCACGAAAACATTACCGTGGGTAAAGCGGGACGCAGTCGCTGGATGGGCATACGCCCAACAGTACGTGGTGTTGTTATGAATCCCACGGATCACCCTCACGGCGGTGGTGAAGGTAAGTCGCCTATTGGTAGAAACCCCGTAACACCATGGGGTAAGCCGGCACTGGGACGAAGAACTCGTAGGAAAAAGCCCAGTGATAAGTTTATAGTCAAGAGACGTAAGTAG
- a CDS encoding 50S ribosomal protein L23 translates to MNAWDIIKKPVITEKSMQMLEENKYTFIVDMRANKPEIRKAVEELFKVKVSKVRTMRVKGKPKRFRASVGRTPDRKKAIITLEEGQKIELFEGM, encoded by the coding sequence ATGAACGCCTGGGATATAATTAAAAAGCCGGTAATAACCGAAAAAAGTATGCAGATGCTGGAAGAAAATAAGTATACGTTCATTGTGGATATGAGGGCTAATAAGCCGGAAATTCGTAAGGCCGTTGAAGAATTGTTTAAGGTCAAAGTGTCTAAAGTTCGTACCATGCGGGTAAAGGGTAAACCCAAAAGGTTCCGTGCCAGCGTGGGAAGAACACCGGACCGTAAAAAGGCTATTATCACCTTAGAAGAGGGGCAAAAGATAGAGCTCTTTGAAGGTATGTAG
- the rplD gene encoding 50S ribosomal protein L4, with the protein MPKVALYSMSGEQLGEVDLNEDVFGVPVHRQAMHDAVTAHLARRRRGTHDTKTRAQVSGSGKKPWRQKGTGRARSGSRQSPIWKGGGVVFGPHPRDYGYKLPKKIRRLALKSALSSKVEAGEIKVLDALTMDQPKTKDMASVLKKLAIDNKAVIVTAGNDQNVYKSARNLPGVKSLSAGSLNVYDLLSFGTLVITKDAVSTVEEVLTR; encoded by the coding sequence GTGCCTAAAGTTGCTTTATACAGCATGAGCGGGGAACAGCTCGGTGAGGTAGACCTGAATGAAGATGTTTTTGGCGTTCCTGTTCACCGCCAGGCAATGCATGACGCAGTTACAGCCCATTTAGCCAGGCGCCGCCGGGGAACCCACGATACAAAGACCAGGGCCCAAGTTAGTGGCAGCGGTAAGAAACCTTGGCGCCAGAAAGGTACCGGCCGGGCAAGATCCGGGAGCAGGCAATCACCTATCTGGAAGGGCGGAGGTGTCGTTTTTGGGCCGCACCCCAGGGATTATGGTTATAAATTGCCTAAGAAAATTCGCAGACTAGCTTTAAAATCTGCTTTGTCTTCAAAAGTGGAAGCCGGCGAAATAAAAGTATTGGACGCTTTAACCATGGATCAGCCAAAGACCAAAGACATGGCAAGCGTTTTGAAGAAACTGGCCATTGATAATAAAGCTGTTATTGTTACGGCAGGTAATGACCAGAATGTCTACAAATCAGCCCGTAACCTTCCCGGCGTAAAGTCTCTCTCGGCAGGCAGCCTAAATGTTTATGACTTGCTGTCCTTTGGGACGCTGGTTATTACTAAAGATGCGGTGAGCACGGTTGAGGAGGTGCTGACCCGATGA
- a CDS encoding 50S ribosomal protein L3, which translates to MQKGILGRKVGMTQIFTDDSEAIPVTVIEAGPCVVVQKKTSQVDGYSSLQIGFGEKRERLFNKPIKGHFEKANLKPLRFLREIKIEDAESYEVGQEIKADIFNTGDQVDVVGTSKGRGFAGTIKRHNFHRGPMTHGSNNHRRPGSAGAMGPAKIFKGRKMPGHLGVDRVTVQNLEVMKVDVEKNLLAVKGAIPGPKGGLVLIKNSVKAK; encoded by the coding sequence ATGCAAAAAGGAATTCTGGGAAGAAAAGTAGGAATGACCCAGATATTTACAGATGATAGTGAAGCGATACCTGTAACAGTTATAGAAGCAGGTCCCTGTGTGGTCGTGCAGAAAAAAACATCCCAGGTTGATGGGTATAGTTCCCTTCAAATAGGGTTTGGTGAGAAACGCGAGCGCCTTTTTAATAAGCCCATAAAGGGGCATTTTGAGAAGGCAAACCTTAAGCCTTTAAGATTTTTGCGGGAGATTAAGATAGAAGATGCAGAGTCTTACGAGGTGGGCCAGGAAATTAAGGCCGATATCTTTAATACCGGAGACCAAGTAGATGTAGTAGGTACTTCTAAGGGACGTGGTTTCGCCGGTACTATCAAGCGCCACAATTTCCATCGCGGGCCAATGACCCATGGATCTAATAATCACCGTAGGCCGGGTTCTGCGGGTGCCATGGGGCCAGCCAAAATATTTAAAGGCCGCAAAATGCCGGGACACCTTGGGGTGGATCGGGTTACGGTTCAAAACTTGGAAGTAATGAAAGTTGATGTAGAAAAGAATTTACTGGCCGTCAAAGGTGCAATTCCCGGACCCAAGGGTGGGTTGGTATTAATTAAGAACAGTGTTAAGGCCAAGTAA
- the rpsJ gene encoding 30S ribosomal protein S10 yields MKSQKIRIRLKAYDNTMLDQSAQKIVETAKRTGANVAGPIPLPTEKNVYTVLRSPHVNKDSREQFEMRTHKRLIDIEEPTSKTVDALMRLDLPAGVDIEIKL; encoded by the coding sequence ATGAAAAGCCAAAAAATACGTATTCGGCTTAAAGCCTATGATAATACCATGCTGGACCAGTCAGCACAAAAAATTGTAGAAACAGCTAAACGGACAGGGGCTAATGTTGCAGGGCCAATACCCCTGCCTACTGAAAAGAATGTTTATACTGTTTTACGCTCCCCCCATGTAAACAAGGATTCCCGGGAGCAGTTTGAAATGAGAACTCACAAGCGCTTAATTGATATAGAGGAACCGACCTCAAAAACTGTAGACGCCCTGATGAGGCTTGATCTACCTGCAGGGGTGGATATTGAAATTAAGCTTTAG